In the Clostridiisalibacter paucivorans DSM 22131 genome, AGAGAAGGTAGAAAAGAGTACGGCTTTAATTGTGGGTTCACCTACTATAAACCAAAATATATTATTACCTATTTATAAGTTATTTGCCATACTTAACCCTATAACCAACAGAGGCAAACTTTCAGCTGCATTTGGTTCTTATGGTTGGAGTGGAGAAGGAGTAGAGATAATAGAGAACAATTTAAAAAATCATAAATTAAAAGTTCCTATGAAGGGATTAAAGGTAACATTTGTTCCCTATGAGGATACTTTTGAAAAGTGTAAAGAATTTGGCAGGGAATTTGGCAAGAAACTTATGGAAAAATAGATTATATTTCTTGTGAAAAAAGTTAGTAGATGTTAGTTAGTAGATATTAGTTAGTGGTTAGTAGTTTAATGATGAAATCCATAAGATTTCATCCATCGACTACTAGCTGTTAATTACGAACTACTAACTTTTTTTATAGTAAAATTAAATTTAATAATTAATTTTGTAGTATAGACCAAGAAATAAACATATTATATACTTATAATATAATTTATTTTTGGAGGCATTTTATGGTTGTCGCAATGGGAAAAAACATATATGTGGATAATTTAAAAATTGAAGATGTATATGGTATGACTATGTGGGGAAAACATTTTGATCCGTTGTTTTATGATTATAATTTTCCTTCACTTGATCAAAGACAGGCAAAGGAATGGTTTAAGCTTAAGACCAAAAAAAGTAACAAAGAGAGCTTTGGTATATATAATAAAAAAAATGATATAGTGGGATTTTTAACCATAAGAGATATAAAAAAAATAAGAAAGCATAGTACATTAGGTATAGTATTGGACCCCAATTGCTTAAATAGAGGTTATGGCACTGAAGCTATAAGATTGTTTCTAGACTATTATTTTGAAGTGTTGAAAATGAATAGTATGGATTTGCAAGTTGCAAAATTTAACAAACGGGCTATAAGATGTTATGAAAAATGTGGGTTTAGAAAGATAGGTCAGTATATTGATAAATATGAAAATCAAAAATTAGATGTATTTAGTAATAAATTAGAAAATATAAGGGAATCCTTTATAAGAAAAGATGGAATATTGTATTGTATATACTATGAAATGGAAATATCCACACAGAATAAGGGAACATTTGTGCATAACATTGTGGATATGTTGATAAGTTTCATAAAACCTTTAAAATTAAAGACTAAACTGTGGATAACTTTCAAATTACATCAATAGAAAAGCGAATGTTATTATATTTTTGTATAGTAACATTCGCTTTTTTATTGACACGAATCTTGATGTTTGATACTATTAGTATTGTTCAAAATGAAAATTAAAACTAATTTTAAAATAAAAAGTAAAGGAGATGTCTCTATGTCTACTCTTGTGGTTTTAGGGGCTCAATGGGGCGACGAAGGTAAAGGAAAAATAACAGACTATTTAGCAGAAGAGGCGGATTTAGTAGTAAGATATCAAGGTGGTGACAATGCAGGTCACACTGTTGAAGTAGGAGATAATAAGTATAAATTACATTTAATTCCTTCAGGTATATTTTATAAAGATAAATTGTCTATTATAGGAAATGGAGTTGTGGTAAATCCTAAAGCTCTTTTAGAAGAAATTAAATACTTAAACGAATTAGGTGTATCTACAGATAATTTAAGGATTAGTGATAGAGCCCATATGATTCTTCCATATCATATAAGGATAGATCAATTGGAAGAAAAAAAGAGAGGAAAAGATAAAATAGGGACTACTACTAAAGGCATAGGTCCTTGTTATAAAGATAAAGTTGAAAGAATAGGTATTAGACTATGTGATTTGTTTTATGAAGAAGAATTTGAAGAAAGATTAAGGCGAAATATAAGACTCAAAAATGAAATAATACAAAAGGTTTATCAAGAAGAAGTGTTAAATGAAGAAGAAATTATAAAAGAATATATATCTTATGGAAGACAAATAAAAAAATATATTGTTGATACATCGGTTCTTATAAACGAGAGCATAGAACAAGGGAAAAAAGTGTTATTTGAAGGTGCACAAGGTACACTTTTAGATATTGATTTTGGAACATATCCTTATC is a window encoding:
- a CDS encoding adenylosuccinate synthase — translated: MSTLVVLGAQWGDEGKGKITDYLAEEADLVVRYQGGDNAGHTVEVGDNKYKLHLIPSGIFYKDKLSIIGNGVVVNPKALLEEIKYLNELGVSTDNLRISDRAHMILPYHIRIDQLEEKKRGKDKIGTTTKGIGPCYKDKVERIGIRLCDLFYEEEFEERLRRNIRLKNEIIQKVYQEEVLNEEEIIKEYISYGRQIKKYIVDTSVLINESIEQGKKVLFEGAQGTLLDIDFGTYPYLTSSHPISGGVPVGTGISPFQLKGALGVVKAYTTRVGEGPFPTELLDETGDLIREKGFEFGTTTGRPRRCGWLDGVMLKYASRLNGLTSLAITKLDTLAGFDKLKICTGYELNGEIIRDFPASLTTLGKCSPVYEELDGWSEEEILGVTSFDQLPENAKKYIQRIEELSGVNVDIVSIGPKRSETMIRRDIL
- a CDS encoding GNAT family N-acetyltransferase, with translation MVVAMGKNIYVDNLKIEDVYGMTMWGKHFDPLFYDYNFPSLDQRQAKEWFKLKTKKSNKESFGIYNKKNDIVGFLTIRDIKKIRKHSTLGIVLDPNCLNRGYGTEAIRLFLDYYFEVLKMNSMDLQVAKFNKRAIRCYEKCGFRKIGQYIDKYENQKLDVFSNKLENIRESFIRKDGILYCIYYEMEISTQNKGTFVHNIVDMLISFIKPLKLKTKLWITFKLHQ